In Amblyraja radiata isolate CabotCenter1 unplaced genomic scaffold, sAmbRad1.1.pri scaffold_417_ctg1, whole genome shotgun sequence, the following proteins share a genomic window:
- the LOC116969925 gene encoding uncharacterized protein LOC116969925 isoform X1, producing the protein MSSLRGRELHNHQDRLYHTPSGAPTRLALHPLSSLTPGNNPGTAILGKVVFSLTTEEKHRGPAGRGGHVCGRDGLQHGGELGGADRRHHRHPKANLHPPQCGAQGQDLCLRWYPCGQPSAAAGEREEPESSQPGRASTCPPTLCRVRETPTHGQPSSLLLSAGTRRAGTVVQQ; encoded by the exons ATGTCCAGCCTCCGTGGCCGCGAGCTTCACAACCATCAGGACCGACTGTACCACACCCCCAGCGGGGCCCCCACCCGCCTCGCCctgcaccccctctcctccctcacccccgGCAACAACCCCGGCACTGCCATCCTCGGCAAAGTCGTCTTCAGCCTCACCACCGAGGAGAAG CACCGTGGGCCTGCTGGACGGGGAGGGCACGTGTGTGGCCGTGACGGTCTACAACATGGCGGAGAGCTGGGGGGTGCTGATCGGAGACACCATCGCCATCCCAAGGCCAATCTACACCCACCACAGTGTGGAGCACAAGGACAAG ACCTTTGCCTTCGGTGGTATCCGTGTGGACAGCCCTCTGCTGCTGCTGGTGAACGGGAGGAACCAGAATCCAGCCAGCCAGGCCGCGCCAGTACTTGCCCACCGACCCTGTGCCGAGTGAGGGAGACCCCCACCCACGGAcaaccctcctctctcctcctctccgcaGGGACTCGCCGGGCTGGCaccgtggtgcagcagtag
- the LOC116969925 gene encoding tetratricopeptide repeat protein 5-like isoform X2: MSSLRGRELHNHQDRLYHTPSGAPTRLALHPLSSLTPGNNPGTAILGKVVFSLTTEEKVPFTVGLLDGEGTCVAVTVYNMAESWGVLIGDTIAIPRPIYTHHSVEHKDKTFAFGGIRVDSPLLLLVNGRNQNPASQAAPVLAHRPCAE; the protein is encoded by the exons ATGTCCAGCCTCCGTGGCCGCGAGCTTCACAACCATCAGGACCGACTGTACCACACCCCCAGCGGGGCCCCCACCCGCCTCGCCctgcaccccctctcctccctcacccccgGCAACAACCCCGGCACTGCCATCCTCGGCAAAGTCGTCTTCAGCCTCACCACCGAGGAGAAGGTGCCCTT CACCGTGGGCCTGCTGGACGGGGAGGGCACGTGTGTGGCCGTGACGGTCTACAACATGGCGGAGAGCTGGGGGGTGCTGATCGGAGACACCATCGCCATCCCAAGGCCAATCTACACCCACCACAGTGTGGAGCACAAGGACAAG ACCTTTGCCTTCGGTGGTATCCGTGTGGACAGCCCTCTGCTGCTGCTGGTGAACGGGAGGAACCAGAATCCAGCCAGCCAGGCCGCGCCAGTACTTGCCCACCGACCCTGTGCCGAGTGA